A genomic window from Macaca mulatta isolate MMU2019108-1 chromosome 19, T2T-MMU8v2.0, whole genome shotgun sequence includes:
- the SLC25A41 gene encoding mitochondrial carrier protein SCaMC-3L isoform X3, which produces MVQEGGFRSLWRGNGINVLKIAPEYAIKFSVFEQCKNYFCGIHGSPPFQERLLAGSLAVAISQTLINPMEVLKTRLTLRRTGQYKGLLDCARQILQREGTRALYRGYLPNMLGIIPYACTDLAVYEMLQCFWLKSGRDMGDPSGLVSLSSVTLSTTCGQMASYPLTLVRTRMQAQDTVEGSNPTMRGVLQRILAQQGWLGLYRGMTPTLLKVLPAGGISYVVYEAMKKTLGV; this is translated from the exons ATGGTCCAGGAGGGAGGCTTCCGCTCCCTGTGGCGGGGCAACGGCATCAACGTGCTCAAGATTGCTCCCGAGTATGCCATCAAGTTCTCCGTATTCGAGCAG tGCAAGAATTACTTCTGTGGAATACATGGGTCCCCGCCCTTCCAGGAGCGTCTCCTCGCTGGTTCCCTGGCTGTGGCCATCTCCCAGACCCTCATCAACCCCATGGAG GTGCTGAAGACACGGCTGACCTTGCGACGGACGGGCCAGTACAAGGGGCTGCTGGACTGCGCCAGGCAGATCTTGCAGCGGGAGGGCACCCGCGCCCTTTACCGCGGCTACCTGCCCAATATGCTCGGCATCATCCCCTACGCCTGCACCGACCTGGCTGTCTATGAG ATGCTCCAGTGCTTCTGGCTGAAGTCAGGCAGGGATATGGGGGACCCCAGTGGCCTGGTCAGTCTGTCATCTGTGACGCTATCCACGACCTGTGGCCAGATGGCCAGCTACCCACTGACTCTGGTGCGCACCAGGATGCAGGCCCAAG ATACCGTGGAGGGCTCAAATCCCACCATGCGCGGAGTCCTCCAGCGGATCCTGGCCCAGCAGGGCTGGCTAGGGCTGTACCGAGGCATGACCCCCACGCTACTGAAGGTCTTACCAGCAGGTGGCATCAGCTATGTGGTGTACGAAGCCATGAAGAAAACCCTGGGCGTATAG
- the SLC25A41 gene encoding mitochondrial carrier protein SCaMC-3L isoform X1, whose product MGAQPGEPQNPCSRIQTLFRRVKNLLIKAPPPPPPPPPPPSWNPGCTHVYGYVFGHMHDNNLDHLPSQQVLDTGEQLMVPVEVLEVDNEGALWKFLVSGAMAGAVSRTGTAPLDRAKVYMQVYSSKTTFTNLLGGLQSMVQEGGFRSLWRGNGINVLKIAPEYAIKFSVFEQCKNYFCGIHGSPPFQERLLAGSLAVAISQTLINPMEVLKTRLTLRRTGQYKGLLDCARQILQREGTRALYRGYLPNMLGIIPYACTDLAVYEMLQCFWLKSGRDMGDPSGLVSLSSVTLSTTCGQMASYPLTLVRTRMQAQDTVEGSNPTMRGVLQRILAQQGWLGLYRGMTPTLLKVLPAGGISYVVYEAMKKTLGV is encoded by the exons ATGGGCGCTCAGCCTGGAGAACCTCAGAACCCTTGCTCTAGGATCCAGACGCTCTTTAGGAGGGTCAAGAACTTACTCATCAAAGCCCCGCCTCCCccgccacctccacccccacccccatcctggaACCCTGGCTGTACACACGTGTATGGATACGTGTTTGGACACATGCATGACAACAACCTTGACCATCTCCCGTCACAGCAG GTGCTGGACACAGGAGAGCAGCTGATGGTCCCTGTGGAAGTCCTGGAAGTAGATAACGAGGGGGCCTTGTGGAAGTTTCTGGTCTCAGGAGCAATGGCTGGGGCGGTGTCTCGCACAGGCACGGCACCTCTGGACAGAGCCAAAGTGTACATGCAG GTCTACTCCTCCAAGACGACCTTCACCAACCTGCTGGGGGGGCTACAGAGCATGGTCCAGGAGGGAGGCTTCCGCTCCCTGTGGCGGGGCAACGGCATCAACGTGCTCAAGATTGCTCCCGAGTATGCCATCAAGTTCTCCGTATTCGAGCAG tGCAAGAATTACTTCTGTGGAATACATGGGTCCCCGCCCTTCCAGGAGCGTCTCCTCGCTGGTTCCCTGGCTGTGGCCATCTCCCAGACCCTCATCAACCCCATGGAG GTGCTGAAGACACGGCTGACCTTGCGACGGACGGGCCAGTACAAGGGGCTGCTGGACTGCGCCAGGCAGATCTTGCAGCGGGAGGGCACCCGCGCCCTTTACCGCGGCTACCTGCCCAATATGCTCGGCATCATCCCCTACGCCTGCACCGACCTGGCTGTCTATGAG ATGCTCCAGTGCTTCTGGCTGAAGTCAGGCAGGGATATGGGGGACCCCAGTGGCCTGGTCAGTCTGTCATCTGTGACGCTATCCACGACCTGTGGCCAGATGGCCAGCTACCCACTGACTCTGGTGCGCACCAGGATGCAGGCCCAAG ATACCGTGGAGGGCTCAAATCCCACCATGCGCGGAGTCCTCCAGCGGATCCTGGCCCAGCAGGGCTGGCTAGGGCTGTACCGAGGCATGACCCCCACGCTACTGAAGGTCTTACCAGCAGGTGGCATCAGCTATGTGGTGTACGAAGCCATGAAGAAAACCCTGGGCGTATAG
- the SLC25A41 gene encoding mitochondrial carrier protein SCaMC-3L isoform X2, translated as MLRTWVLDTGEQLMVPVEVLEVDNEGALWKFLVSGAMAGAVSRTGTAPLDRAKVYMQVYSSKTTFTNLLGGLQSMVQEGGFRSLWRGNGINVLKIAPEYAIKFSVFEQCKNYFCGIHGSPPFQERLLAGSLAVAISQTLINPMEVLKTRLTLRRTGQYKGLLDCARQILQREGTRALYRGYLPNMLGIIPYACTDLAVYEMLQCFWLKSGRDMGDPSGLVSLSSVTLSTTCGQMASYPLTLVRTRMQAQDTVEGSNPTMRGVLQRILAQQGWLGLYRGMTPTLLKVLPAGGISYVVYEAMKKTLGV; from the exons ATGCTCAGAACATGG GTGCTGGACACAGGAGAGCAGCTGATGGTCCCTGTGGAAGTCCTGGAAGTAGATAACGAGGGGGCCTTGTGGAAGTTTCTGGTCTCAGGAGCAATGGCTGGGGCGGTGTCTCGCACAGGCACGGCACCTCTGGACAGAGCCAAAGTGTACATGCAG GTCTACTCCTCCAAGACGACCTTCACCAACCTGCTGGGGGGGCTACAGAGCATGGTCCAGGAGGGAGGCTTCCGCTCCCTGTGGCGGGGCAACGGCATCAACGTGCTCAAGATTGCTCCCGAGTATGCCATCAAGTTCTCCGTATTCGAGCAG tGCAAGAATTACTTCTGTGGAATACATGGGTCCCCGCCCTTCCAGGAGCGTCTCCTCGCTGGTTCCCTGGCTGTGGCCATCTCCCAGACCCTCATCAACCCCATGGAG GTGCTGAAGACACGGCTGACCTTGCGACGGACGGGCCAGTACAAGGGGCTGCTGGACTGCGCCAGGCAGATCTTGCAGCGGGAGGGCACCCGCGCCCTTTACCGCGGCTACCTGCCCAATATGCTCGGCATCATCCCCTACGCCTGCACCGACCTGGCTGTCTATGAG ATGCTCCAGTGCTTCTGGCTGAAGTCAGGCAGGGATATGGGGGACCCCAGTGGCCTGGTCAGTCTGTCATCTGTGACGCTATCCACGACCTGTGGCCAGATGGCCAGCTACCCACTGACTCTGGTGCGCACCAGGATGCAGGCCCAAG ATACCGTGGAGGGCTCAAATCCCACCATGCGCGGAGTCCTCCAGCGGATCCTGGCCCAGCAGGGCTGGCTAGGGCTGTACCGAGGCATGACCCCCACGCTACTGAAGGTCTTACCAGCAGGTGGCATCAGCTATGTGGTGTACGAAGCCATGAAGAAAACCCTGGGCGTATAG